The genomic region GAGGGGCAAGTGTCGGACGGCGTGCATCAATGGATTGGATTTTGCCTGATCCCGCCAAACATGTGTCCAGCCACCACTTTGATATTCAGTATCATGACGGGGCCTATTGGCTGCGCGATGTATCGACCAACGGGACCTATCTGCAAGGCAGCTACTACCGGATCGACGGCCCTGTGCAGCTTAAAGGTGGCGAGAGGCTGATTGTCGGTCACTATATCATCGCTGTGGAACTCAGCACACGTCAGGCACCCGCGCCCGCACGCCAGCAACGGCCCGGTGTTACTGTTGATCCCTGGGGGGGCATTGGTACGGATGCGGATCCCTGGGATATGGGGGCGGACCCCAATACCGGTGGGCTTGCGCCGGTGAACCCCCTGCCGAACCCTGCGGCGAACCCGCATCATCTTGATGAAATGGCGCAGGATTTCGTGCCGCTGCAACAGCCCGCCAATCCGCAGCACAGACCGCCGGATGCTTCCCAGCTTCAGCAACCCAATGTTCATCCCTCGCAAGGCGATGCTGTGCAACACCCGCCGCAACAGCCGGTCCAATCACCCCCGCCGCCGCTCGCCGCGCCCAAGGCTGTGCCGATGCCGCCGGTGGGCAACCCTGCCGAAACGGTGATCAAGCCGCCGCCGCGTCGCACCACTCCTGCGCCCGCCGTGGCAGAGCCCATCCCTGTCGCTGCGCCAGGCCGGCCGGACGGTCAGGCAATCCTTGCTGCCTTTTGCGCAGGTGCAGGCATTGACCCGAAAAGCGTTGAAGGGGTTGATCCGCTTGCGCTGGTCGAGGCGCTCGGCAAAAGCGCACGGGTGACGGTGGACGAGGTGATGCTGATGCTCAAGGACCGCGCCAGCGTCAAACAATTCACCCGCAGCGGCGAGCGCACAATGCGCAGTGCTACCGGCAACAACCCAATGAAATTTATGCCTGACAGCGATCAGGCGCTTGCCGCTCTTCTGCTCTCTCCGCGTGAAGGCTTTCTGACAGGGGCCGAGGGGTTCGAGAATGCGTTAAGTGACTTGCGGCGTCATCAGACGGCAGTGTTTGCCGC from Sulfitobacter pacificus harbors:
- the tagH gene encoding type VI secretion system-associated FHA domain protein TagH, which encodes MRIDNFDTLEDGGPTWITLDQRGASVGRRASMDWILPDPAKHVSSHHFDIQYHDGAYWLRDVSTNGTYLQGSYYRIDGPVQLKGGERLIVGHYIIAVELSTRQAPAPARQQRPGVTVDPWGGIGTDADPWDMGADPNTGGLAPVNPLPNPAANPHHLDEMAQDFVPLQQPANPQHRPPDASQLQQPNVHPSQGDAVQHPPQQPVQSPPPPLAAPKAVPMPPVGNPAETVIKPPPRRTTPAPAVAEPIPVAAPGRPDGQAILAAFCAGAGIDPKSVEGVDPLALVEALGKSARVTVDEVMLMLKDRASVKQFTRSGERTMRSATGNNPMKFMPDSDQALAALLLSPREGFLTGAEGFENALSDLRRHQTAVFAALQPALAEVLTGLAPDEIAERDGTSSNLLSGSKKTRNWDAFVKRWDQKASTGDHGMLDVFLRAFAKAYADATGKSDQP